The Cylindrospermopsis curvispora GIHE-G1 genome contains a region encoding:
- a CDS encoding 2Fe-2S iron-sulfur cluster-binding protein, translating into MTINIRFLPDNVTVKATIGESLLDVAERAGVCIPTGCLMGSCHACTVELDDGEVIRACITPVPAVTEELTIHLFTDPTW; encoded by the coding sequence ATGACGATTAATATTCGCTTTTTACCAGATAATGTTACCGTCAAAGCCACAATAGGAGAATCCCTATTAGATGTGGCAGAAAGAGCAGGAGTGTGCATACCCACTGGTTGTTTAATGGGGAGTTGTCATGCTTGTACTGTAGAATTAGATGATGGTGAAGTTATCCGTGCCTGCATTACACCTGTTCCTGCAGTAACGGAGGAATTAACCATACATCTTTTTACCGATCCCACCTGGTAG
- the cobQ gene encoding cobyric acid synthase CobQ: protein MKSIMVVGTTSHAGKSLITTALCRIFSQKGWRVAPFKGQNMALNAYVTANGGEIGYAQAVQAWAAKIPPTVEMNPILLKPQGDMTSQVIIKGKVVGKVSARDYYEQYFEIGWQTIQESLKQLSSEFDLIVCEGAGSPAEINLKHRDLTNMRVAKYLGASTILVVDIDRGGAFAHVVGTLELLEPEERALIKGIIINKFRGMRSLLDPGITWLEERTGIPVLGVIPYISEIFPAEDSLDLLDRKSTKFESDLNIAVIRLPRIANFTDFDPLESEPTISVKYISPKQELGYPDAVIIPGTKTTIADLIVLQKSGMAEAIQQYAASGGTVLGICGGFQMLGQVVADPEGIEGPPGKYQGLNLLPIKTIITGQKTARQRQVISNYPQMGLPIQGFEIHQGRSRVEEPTDKSSHESPCQPLFDDANLGLVDNCQSIWGTYLHGIFDNGAWRRSWLNRLRQQRGLKSLPTGVANYGEHREKILDSLATEIESHLNLSPLTNVDTIRL, encoded by the coding sequence ATGAAATCAATTATGGTGGTGGGAACAACATCCCACGCGGGTAAGTCTCTAATCACAACAGCTTTGTGTCGTATCTTTTCTCAAAAGGGATGGCGAGTGGCTCCCTTTAAAGGCCAAAATATGGCTTTAAATGCCTATGTCACGGCTAATGGTGGAGAAATAGGCTACGCTCAAGCTGTACAAGCTTGGGCAGCTAAAATACCTCCAACGGTAGAAATGAATCCAATTTTACTCAAACCCCAGGGAGATATGACTTCTCAGGTCATTATTAAGGGAAAAGTTGTAGGTAAGGTTAGTGCTAGGGATTATTATGAACAGTATTTTGAAATAGGTTGGCAAACGATCCAAGAATCTCTGAAACAATTAAGCTCGGAATTTGATTTGATTGTTTGTGAAGGTGCTGGCAGTCCTGCGGAAATTAATCTCAAGCATCGGGACCTAACCAACATGCGGGTGGCCAAATATCTAGGAGCATCCACTATTCTCGTAGTTGATATTGATAGAGGTGGAGCTTTTGCTCATGTAGTTGGTACCCTGGAATTGTTAGAACCAGAGGAACGAGCTCTAATCAAGGGGATAATCATCAATAAGTTCCGAGGAATGCGTTCCCTGCTGGATCCGGGAATTACATGGCTAGAAGAACGGACGGGAATTCCAGTACTTGGGGTGATACCATACATTTCAGAAATATTCCCCGCAGAAGATTCCCTGGACTTATTGGATCGCAAATCCACTAAATTTGAATCTGATCTGAATATAGCAGTTATCCGATTACCAAGAATTGCTAATTTCACCGACTTTGATCCATTGGAATCGGAACCAACAATATCGGTGAAATATATAAGTCCTAAACAGGAGTTAGGATATCCTGATGCGGTCATTATTCCAGGGACAAAAACCACAATAGCCGATCTAATTGTGCTACAAAAAAGTGGCATGGCGGAAGCAATTCAACAATATGCGGCCAGTGGAGGCACAGTTTTAGGTATCTGTGGTGGTTTTCAAATGTTAGGTCAAGTAGTGGCAGACCCAGAAGGAATTGAGGGTCCACCCGGGAAATATCAGGGATTAAACCTATTGCCAATTAAAACCATAATTACAGGGCAAAAAACCGCCCGTCAGCGTCAGGTAATTTCCAATTATCCCCAGATGGGTCTACCCATACAGGGATTTGAAATTCACCAAGGACGTTCTCGCGTAGAAGAACCCACGGATAAATCCAGTCATGAATCCCCCTGTCAACCCCTATTTGATGATGCTAATTTAGGTCTAGTAGATAATTGTCAATCAATTTGGGGTACTTATTTACACGGAATTTTTGATAACGGAGCTTGGAGACGCAGTTGGCTAAATCGTCTTCGTCAACAGCGCGGTCTCAAGTCTTTGCCCACTGGTGTTGCCAATTACGGAGAACACAGAGAAAAGATTTTAGATTCCCTAGCTACTGAAATTGAAAGCCATTTGAATCTGAGTCCCCTAACTAATGTTGACACCATCAGATTGTAA
- a CDS encoding Npun_F0494 family protein — protein MNMVNSPNPKSFVYTRKTLSRAERALICSPFRLKLFRDMQSQSIPQGAIATVNGVQQGYTQVSLSGLRCDNALGWLIEVGVLRREVDGQGITDRFRLTPLGHQLVEKFAHQPWTRASWGDRLQDAITRWLRLPSI, from the coding sequence ATGAATATGGTAAATTCGCCAAATCCTAAATCTTTTGTGTATACTCGAAAAACACTATCTAGAGCAGAGCGAGCCCTCATCTGTTCACCCTTTCGCCTGAAACTCTTTCGAGACATGCAAAGTCAAAGTATTCCCCAAGGAGCGATCGCCACGGTAAATGGTGTCCAACAGGGTTATACCCAAGTTAGTCTCTCAGGGTTAAGATGTGATAATGCTTTGGGTTGGTTGATTGAAGTCGGGGTATTACGTCGAGAAGTTGATGGACAAGGAATCACTGATCGATTTCGTCTCACACCCCTTGGTCATCAATTGGTGGAAAAATTTGCCCACCAACCCTGGACTAGAGCTTCATGGGGCGATCGCCTGCAGGATGCTATAACTCGTTGGTTGCGTCTACCGTCAATCTAA